The proteins below come from a single Ictidomys tridecemlineatus isolate mIctTri1 chromosome 8, mIctTri1.hap1, whole genome shotgun sequence genomic window:
- the Brd2 gene encoding bromodomain-containing protein 2 isoform X2, which produces MDMGTIKRRLENNYYWAASECMQDFNTMFTNCYIYNKPTDDIVLMAQTLEKIFLQKVASMPQDEQELVVTIPKNSHKKGAKLAALQGSITSAHQVPAVSSVSHTALYTPPPEIPTTVLNIPHPSVISSPLLKSLHSAGPPLLAVSAAPPAQPLAKKKGVKRKADTTTPTPTAILAPGSPASPPGSLEPKAARLPPMRRESGRPIKPPRKDLPDSQQQHQSSKKGKLSEQLKHCNGILKELLSKKHAAYAWPFYKPVDASALGLHDYHDIIKHPMDLSTVKRKMENRDYRDAQEFAADVRLMFSNCYKYNPPDHDVVAMARKLQDVFEFRYAKMPDEPLEPGPLPVSTALPPGLTKSSSESSSEESSSESSSEEEEEEDEEDEEEEEESESSDSEEERAHRLAELQEQLRAVHEQLAALSQGPISKPKRKREKKEKKKKRKTEKHRSRAGVDEDDKGPRASRPPQPKKSKKASGSGSGNAATLGPPGFGSSGGSGNKLPKKATKTAPPALPTGYDSEEEEESRPMSYDEKRQLSLDINKLPGEKLGRVVHIIQAREPSLRDSNPEEIEIDFETLKPSTLRELERYVLSCLRKKPRKPYTIKKPVGKTKEELALEKKRELEKRLQDVSGQLNSTKKPPKKASEKTESTSAQQVAVSRLSASSSSSDSSSSSSSSSSSDTSDSDSG; this is translated from the exons ATGGACATGGGTACTATTAAGAGGAGACTTGAAAACAATTATTATTGGGCTGCTTCTGAATGTATGCAGGATTTCAATACCATGTTCACCAACTGTTACATTTACAACAAG CCCACTGATGATATAGTCCTGATGGCACAGACACTGGAAAAGATCTTCCTACAGAAGGTGGCATCAATGCCTCAAGACGAACAAGAGCTTGTGGTGACCATCCCTAAGAACAGCCATAAGAAGGGGGCCAAGTTGGCAG cACTCCAGGGCAGTATTACCAGTGCCCATCAGGTGCCTGCTGTCTCTTCTGTGTCACACACAGCCCTATATACTCCACCACCTGAGATACCTACCACTGTCCTCAACATTCCCCATCCATCGGTCATTTCTTCTCCCCTTCTCAAGTCTCTGCATTCTGCTGGACCCCCGCTCCTTGCTGTATCTGCAGCTCCCCCAGCTCAGCCCCTTGCCAAG aaaaaaGGGGTTAAACGAAAAGCAGATACTACCACCCCTACACCTACAGCCATCCTGGCTCCTGGTTCCCCAGCCAGCCCTCCTGGGAGTCTTGAGCCTAAAGCAGCACGGCTTCCCCCTATGCGTAGAGAGAGTGGTCGCCCCATCAAGCCCCCACGCAAAGACTTGCCTGACTCTCAGCAACAACACCAGAGctctaaaaaaggaaaattgtcaGAACAGTTAAAACATTGCAATGGCATTTTGAAGGAGTTGCTCTCTAAGAAGCATGCAGCCTATGCCTGGCCTTTCTATAAACCAGTGGACGCTTCTGCTCTTGGCCTGCATGACTACCATGACATCATTAAGCACCCCATGGACCTCAGCACTGTCAAG CGGAAGATGGAGAACCGTGATTATCGGGACGCACAGGAGTTTGCTGCTGACGTGCGGCTTATGTTCTCCAACTGCTATAAGTACAACCCCCCAGACCACGATGTTGTGGCCATGGCACGAAAGCTGCAG gaCGTATTCGAGTTTCGTTATGCAAAGATGCCAGATGAACCACTGGAACCAGGGCCTTTACCAGTCTCCACTGCTTTGCCCCCTGGGCTGACCAAATCCTCTTCAGAGTCCTCCAGTGAGGAAAGTAGCAGTGAGAGCTCctctgaggaagaggaggaagaagatgaggaagatgaggaggaagaggaagaaagtgaAAGCTCAGACTCAGAGGAAGAAAGGGCTCATCGCTTGGCAGAACTACAAGAACAG CTTCGGGCAGTACACGAACAACTTGCTGCCCTGTCCCAGGGCCCGATATCTAAGCCTAAgcgaaagagagagaaaaaggagaaaaagaagaaacggAAGACAGAGAAGCATCGCAGCCGAGCTGGTGTTGATGAAGATGACAAGGGGCCTCGGGCATCCCGCCCTCCTCAACCCAAGAAGTCTAAGAAAGCTAGTGGCAGTGGGAGTGGCAATGCTGCCACGCTAGGCCCTCCTGGCTTTGGATCTTCTGGAGGAAGTGGCAACAA GCTACCCAAAAAGGCCACAAAGACAGCTCCACCTGCCCTGCCTACTGGATACGattcagaggaggaagaagaaagtagGCCCATGAGTTATGATGAGAAACGACAGTTAAGCCTGGATATCAACAAATTACCTGGAGAGAAATTGGGTCGAGTTGTACATATAATTCAAGCCCGAGAGCCTTCTTTACGGGACTCAAACCCAGAAGAGATTGAAATTGATTTTGAAACACTCAAACCATCCACACTTAGGGAACTTGAGCGTTATGTCCTCTCCTGCCTACGAAAGAAACCACGGAAGCCCTATA CCATTAAGAAACCTGTAGGAAAGACAAAGGAGGAACTAGCTTTGGAGAAAAAGCGGGAACTGGAAAAGAGGTTACAAGATGTCAGTGGGCAGCTCAATTCCACCAAGAAGCCTCCCAAGAAAG CGAGTGAGAAAACTGAGTCAACCTCTGCACAGCAAGTAGCAGTGTCTCGTCTCAGTGCTTCCAGCTCCAGCTCAGattccagctcctcctcttcatcttcctcttcttcagACACCAGTGACTCGGACTCAGGCTAA
- the Brd2 gene encoding bromodomain-containing protein 2 isoform X1, translated as MLQNVTPHKLPGDGNAGLLGLGPEAAAPGKRIRKPSLLYEGFESPTMASVPALQLTPANPPPPEVSNPKKPGRVTNQLQYLHKVVMKALWKHQFAWPFRQPVDAVKLGLPDYHKIIKQPMDMGTIKRRLENNYYWAASECMQDFNTMFTNCYIYNKPTDDIVLMAQTLEKIFLQKVASMPQDEQELVVTIPKNSHKKGAKLAALQGSITSAHQVPAVSSVSHTALYTPPPEIPTTVLNIPHPSVISSPLLKSLHSAGPPLLAVSAAPPAQPLAKKKGVKRKADTTTPTPTAILAPGSPASPPGSLEPKAARLPPMRRESGRPIKPPRKDLPDSQQQHQSSKKGKLSEQLKHCNGILKELLSKKHAAYAWPFYKPVDASALGLHDYHDIIKHPMDLSTVKRKMENRDYRDAQEFAADVRLMFSNCYKYNPPDHDVVAMARKLQDVFEFRYAKMPDEPLEPGPLPVSTALPPGLTKSSSESSSEESSSESSSEEEEEEDEEDEEEEEESESSDSEEERAHRLAELQEQLRAVHEQLAALSQGPISKPKRKREKKEKKKKRKTEKHRSRAGVDEDDKGPRASRPPQPKKSKKASGSGSGNAATLGPPGFGSSGGSGNKLPKKATKTAPPALPTGYDSEEEEESRPMSYDEKRQLSLDINKLPGEKLGRVVHIIQAREPSLRDSNPEEIEIDFETLKPSTLRELERYVLSCLRKKPRKPYTIKKPVGKTKEELALEKKRELEKRLQDVSGQLNSTKKPPKKASEKTESTSAQQVAVSRLSASSSSSDSSSSSSSSSSSDTSDSDSG; from the exons ATGCTGCAAAACGTGACTCCCCACAA GCTCCCTGGGGACGGGAATGCAGGGTTACTGGGGTTGGGCCCAGAGGCAGCAGCTCCAGGAAAAAGGATTCGAAAGCCTTCTCTGTTGTATGAGGGATTTGAGAGCCCTACAATGGCGTCAGTGCCGGCTTTGCAACTAACCCCTGCCAACCCACCACCCCCTGAAGtatccaatcccaaaaagccaGGACGGGTAACCAACCAGCTGCAATACCTGCACAAGGTGGTGATGAAAGCTCTGTGGAAACATCAGTTTGCGTGGCCATTTCGGCAGCCTGTAGATGCTGTCAAACTGGGTCTGCCG gattatcacaaaattataaaacagcCTATGGACATGGGTACTATTAAGAGGAGACTTGAAAACAATTATTATTGGGCTGCTTCTGAATGTATGCAGGATTTCAATACCATGTTCACCAACTGTTACATTTACAACAAG CCCACTGATGATATAGTCCTGATGGCACAGACACTGGAAAAGATCTTCCTACAGAAGGTGGCATCAATGCCTCAAGACGAACAAGAGCTTGTGGTGACCATCCCTAAGAACAGCCATAAGAAGGGGGCCAAGTTGGCAG cACTCCAGGGCAGTATTACCAGTGCCCATCAGGTGCCTGCTGTCTCTTCTGTGTCACACACAGCCCTATATACTCCACCACCTGAGATACCTACCACTGTCCTCAACATTCCCCATCCATCGGTCATTTCTTCTCCCCTTCTCAAGTCTCTGCATTCTGCTGGACCCCCGCTCCTTGCTGTATCTGCAGCTCCCCCAGCTCAGCCCCTTGCCAAG aaaaaaGGGGTTAAACGAAAAGCAGATACTACCACCCCTACACCTACAGCCATCCTGGCTCCTGGTTCCCCAGCCAGCCCTCCTGGGAGTCTTGAGCCTAAAGCAGCACGGCTTCCCCCTATGCGTAGAGAGAGTGGTCGCCCCATCAAGCCCCCACGCAAAGACTTGCCTGACTCTCAGCAACAACACCAGAGctctaaaaaaggaaaattgtcaGAACAGTTAAAACATTGCAATGGCATTTTGAAGGAGTTGCTCTCTAAGAAGCATGCAGCCTATGCCTGGCCTTTCTATAAACCAGTGGACGCTTCTGCTCTTGGCCTGCATGACTACCATGACATCATTAAGCACCCCATGGACCTCAGCACTGTCAAG CGGAAGATGGAGAACCGTGATTATCGGGACGCACAGGAGTTTGCTGCTGACGTGCGGCTTATGTTCTCCAACTGCTATAAGTACAACCCCCCAGACCACGATGTTGTGGCCATGGCACGAAAGCTGCAG gaCGTATTCGAGTTTCGTTATGCAAAGATGCCAGATGAACCACTGGAACCAGGGCCTTTACCAGTCTCCACTGCTTTGCCCCCTGGGCTGACCAAATCCTCTTCAGAGTCCTCCAGTGAGGAAAGTAGCAGTGAGAGCTCctctgaggaagaggaggaagaagatgaggaagatgaggaggaagaggaagaaagtgaAAGCTCAGACTCAGAGGAAGAAAGGGCTCATCGCTTGGCAGAACTACAAGAACAG CTTCGGGCAGTACACGAACAACTTGCTGCCCTGTCCCAGGGCCCGATATCTAAGCCTAAgcgaaagagagagaaaaaggagaaaaagaagaaacggAAGACAGAGAAGCATCGCAGCCGAGCTGGTGTTGATGAAGATGACAAGGGGCCTCGGGCATCCCGCCCTCCTCAACCCAAGAAGTCTAAGAAAGCTAGTGGCAGTGGGAGTGGCAATGCTGCCACGCTAGGCCCTCCTGGCTTTGGATCTTCTGGAGGAAGTGGCAACAA GCTACCCAAAAAGGCCACAAAGACAGCTCCACCTGCCCTGCCTACTGGATACGattcagaggaggaagaagaaagtagGCCCATGAGTTATGATGAGAAACGACAGTTAAGCCTGGATATCAACAAATTACCTGGAGAGAAATTGGGTCGAGTTGTACATATAATTCAAGCCCGAGAGCCTTCTTTACGGGACTCAAACCCAGAAGAGATTGAAATTGATTTTGAAACACTCAAACCATCCACACTTAGGGAACTTGAGCGTTATGTCCTCTCCTGCCTACGAAAGAAACCACGGAAGCCCTATA CCATTAAGAAACCTGTAGGAAAGACAAAGGAGGAACTAGCTTTGGAGAAAAAGCGGGAACTGGAAAAGAGGTTACAAGATGTCAGTGGGCAGCTCAATTCCACCAAGAAGCCTCCCAAGAAAG CGAGTGAGAAAACTGAGTCAACCTCTGCACAGCAAGTAGCAGTGTCTCGTCTCAGTGCTTCCAGCTCCAGCTCAGattccagctcctcctcttcatcttcctcttcttcagACACCAGTGACTCGGACTCAGGCTAA